The proteins below come from a single Anguilla rostrata isolate EN2019 chromosome 3, ASM1855537v3, whole genome shotgun sequence genomic window:
- the arrb2b gene encoding arrestin, beta 2b isoform X1, with protein sequence MEAAVCVDDVFCAVLPRQVVFRKGVERLGLTVYLGKRDFVDHLDHVDPVDGVLLIDPEYLKDRKVFVTLTCAFRYGREDLDVLGLSFRKDLYISTFQAFPPLPEEHKPLSRLQERLLKKLGQQAHPFNFTIPQNLPCSVTLQPGPEDTGKACGVDFEIRAFCAKSVEEKIHKRNSVRLVIRKVQYAPEKPGPQPMVETTRSFLMSDRSLHLEASLDKELYYHGEPISVNVHVTNNSTKTVKRAKISVRQYADICLFSTAQYKCPVAQVEADDQVSPSSTFCKVYTLTPMLSNNREKRGLALDGKLKHEDTNLASSTIVKDVSNKEVLGILVSYRVKVKLVVSRGGDVSVELPFVLMHPKPSDQPSSRPQSAIPETDTPVDTNLIEFETNNFSQDDDFVFEDFARLRLKGMKDDKDEDDHFC encoded by the exons atggaggctgcagtgtgtgtggacgATGTGTTTTGTGCTGTGCTGCCGAGGCAGGTTGTGTTCAGGAAGGGAGTGGAGCGGCTCGGG CTCACGGTATACCTGGGGAAAAGAGACTTTGTGGATCATCTAGACCATGTGGACCCAGTGG atggAGTTCTGTTGATTGATCCAGAATATCTTAAAGACAGAAAAG TGTTCGTGACCCTGACATGCGCATTCCGATATGGGCGGGAGGACCTGGACGTGTTGGGCCTGTCTTTTCGGAAGGACCTGTACATTTCCACCTTCCaggccttcccccccctcccagaggaACACAAGCCCCTCAGCCGGCTGCAGGAGCGACTGCTGAAGAAGTTGGGCCAACAAGCACACCCCTTCAACTTTACT ATTCCTCAGAATCTGCCTTGTTCAGTCACCCTGCAGCCTGGCCCGGAGGACACCGGCAAG GCATGTGGGGTAGACTTTGAGATCAGAGCTTTCTGTGCCAAATCTGTGGAAGAGAAGATTCACAAAAG GAACTCTGTGCGGCTGGTGATCAGGAAGGTGCAGTATGCTCCAGAGAAGCCCGGCCCACAGCCCATGGTGGAGACCACCCGCAGCTTCCTCATGTCCGACCGCTCCCTGCACCTGGAAGCCTCCCTGGACAAGGAG CTGTATTACCACGGGGAGCCCATCAGCGTGAATGTCCACGTGACCAACAACTCCACCAAAACCGTCAAGCGCGCCAAAATCTCTG TGCGGCAGTACGCTGACATCTGCCTGTTCAGCACCGCGCAGTACAAATGTCCTGTGGCACAGGTGGAGGCAGA tGACCAGGTGTCCCCCAGCTCCACGTTCTGCAAGGTGTACACTCTCACCCCGATGCTGAGCAACAATCGGGAGAAGAGGGGCCTGGCACTGGATGGTAAACTCAAACATGAAGACACCAACCTGGCCTCCAGCACCAT AGTGAAGGATGTGTCCAATAAGGAGGTCCTGGGCATTCTGGTTTCTTACAGAGTCAAAGTCAAACTGGTTGTGTCACGTGGAGG ggatGTGTCAGTGGAGCTGCCCTTTGTCTTAATGCACCCAAAACCCTCAGACCAGCCCAGCTCCAGGCCACAGTCAG CCATTCCTGAGACAGACACCCCTGTGGACACCAACCTGATAGAGTTTGAGACAAA taaCTTCTCTCAGGATGATGACTTTGTTTTTGAGGACTTCGCCCGTCTGCGGCTGAAGGGAATGAAGGACGACAAGGACGAGGATGACCACTTCTGCTAA
- the arrb2b gene encoding arrestin, beta 2b isoform X2 yields the protein MGDKAGTRVFKKSSPNCKLTVYLGKRDFVDHLDHVDPVDGVLLIDPEYLKDRKVFVTLTCAFRYGREDLDVLGLSFRKDLYISTFQAFPPLPEEHKPLSRLQERLLKKLGQQAHPFNFTIPQNLPCSVTLQPGPEDTGKACGVDFEIRAFCAKSVEEKIHKRNSVRLVIRKVQYAPEKPGPQPMVETTRSFLMSDRSLHLEASLDKELYYHGEPISVNVHVTNNSTKTVKRAKISVRQYADICLFSTAQYKCPVAQVEADDQVSPSSTFCKVYTLTPMLSNNREKRGLALDGKLKHEDTNLASSTIVKDVSNKEVLGILVSYRVKVKLVVSRGGDVSVELPFVLMHPKPSDQPSSRPQSAIPETDTPVDTNLIEFETNNFSQDDDFVFEDFARLRLKGMKDDKDEDDHFC from the exons ggTCTTTAAGAAGTCCAGCCCCAATTGCAAG CTCACGGTATACCTGGGGAAAAGAGACTTTGTGGATCATCTAGACCATGTGGACCCAGTGG atggAGTTCTGTTGATTGATCCAGAATATCTTAAAGACAGAAAAG TGTTCGTGACCCTGACATGCGCATTCCGATATGGGCGGGAGGACCTGGACGTGTTGGGCCTGTCTTTTCGGAAGGACCTGTACATTTCCACCTTCCaggccttcccccccctcccagaggaACACAAGCCCCTCAGCCGGCTGCAGGAGCGACTGCTGAAGAAGTTGGGCCAACAAGCACACCCCTTCAACTTTACT ATTCCTCAGAATCTGCCTTGTTCAGTCACCCTGCAGCCTGGCCCGGAGGACACCGGCAAG GCATGTGGGGTAGACTTTGAGATCAGAGCTTTCTGTGCCAAATCTGTGGAAGAGAAGATTCACAAAAG GAACTCTGTGCGGCTGGTGATCAGGAAGGTGCAGTATGCTCCAGAGAAGCCCGGCCCACAGCCCATGGTGGAGACCACCCGCAGCTTCCTCATGTCCGACCGCTCCCTGCACCTGGAAGCCTCCCTGGACAAGGAG CTGTATTACCACGGGGAGCCCATCAGCGTGAATGTCCACGTGACCAACAACTCCACCAAAACCGTCAAGCGCGCCAAAATCTCTG TGCGGCAGTACGCTGACATCTGCCTGTTCAGCACCGCGCAGTACAAATGTCCTGTGGCACAGGTGGAGGCAGA tGACCAGGTGTCCCCCAGCTCCACGTTCTGCAAGGTGTACACTCTCACCCCGATGCTGAGCAACAATCGGGAGAAGAGGGGCCTGGCACTGGATGGTAAACTCAAACATGAAGACACCAACCTGGCCTCCAGCACCAT AGTGAAGGATGTGTCCAATAAGGAGGTCCTGGGCATTCTGGTTTCTTACAGAGTCAAAGTCAAACTGGTTGTGTCACGTGGAGG ggatGTGTCAGTGGAGCTGCCCTTTGTCTTAATGCACCCAAAACCCTCAGACCAGCCCAGCTCCAGGCCACAGTCAG CCATTCCTGAGACAGACACCCCTGTGGACACCAACCTGATAGAGTTTGAGACAAA taaCTTCTCTCAGGATGATGACTTTGTTTTTGAGGACTTCGCCCGTCTGCGGCTGAAGGGAATGAAGGACGACAAGGACGAGGATGACCACTTCTGCTAA
- the pelp1 gene encoding proline-, glutamic acid- and leucine-rich protein 1, translated as MATAVWLHGSSNMRLTEGFVSALKEERPEYLPSLLANYREHGGISTQSSGAAGGLIGLSNARLSSSKTRFEGLCLLSMLVKDSSSEVFQQHCLSWLRSLQQVIQSQAPLPSVQLAVSVLQDLLQYSSQLPELAREVGLNSILGILTSLLGLKSECHLAAMEGMTACMTFYPRACGSLRDKLGAYFLSKMESDNPKVQEVASECYGRLPCLGGVLERGGGGRRAEGWANQLHCLLASAHNILSQLYQGAECERTVQYEGPGIELPFPPLDEADPLLVVQLRHRYRAVCLALKYTLSVDPVSPVRLPVQNVLNLVCRALAVSCKSINLSGDGCLKLLVLPSVHSDTLELLSAVITTVGSGLVPYCSVLTRLFSQTLSAWSPLPEASLGQQRAYSAVRVSLYQTLELWVRVAGASSGVLQGSPTHTELLMAHLLGDITPGADAVKLRVGQAALSELMGHAGKTGPRRGKGLGMGDGSTVSLQRKGDALANQDTCLSALRALRQIILTSGTLLKEDIHKRLQDLVLPLCVRLQQQLQCGGEVGGVSGQYGNAPPRRELYRLLLAMVLAPPPRWPPPLTCAVSIFSHGRKDRNLSVSSFCAEALTVCNSLLHPRTPSLAPPLPPLTLKHTATAPTLTPSQNPSLSLPSLLGGPAQGAPFPARHPLSLGPTGLLGPLENHLPLPPSVLPPQAGSAPTPGDLLLSTPQPGELAALGAPEGHRPVFVRYDKEEAEDVEISLESDSDDSVVIVPQGMLMVESHDAASTQPLPPPGGAVATVGTGAAGDTGVVSSPLPNELPASMPHQILPANSNAINTFPGQSQAQLVSVVPQLNSTASQLAPPPVGLGDSLPSAQLQQMLMQPSPAGQPSQLGLPMQMQLQNQMAQSSRQLQQQQQQQQQQQMPSEEDLTVININSSDEEEEEDEEMEDEDDLGEEDEEEEEGLEDEEEEEEGSDFQEEDEYYGEEFDDYEDEEEGMIEAEEMEEEPEGLPPLEGESRRALMNREEGGVLMSSADERGMGIFRLEREGEGDAELEGVGRGLEGDHGVYRQPLDSTEGDGHEGLKEEGEREVRVTEEGKDKIEEGEHKDVAVHESKGDSQPQGPAEEVIEEASEFEKETGVELGRLDQTSQEQGPTQEGDGATVDEMAVSHQEGEVESLQEVRMAEEKEGVEPTSEQPRLEEEEKAKQDEDVPVEEVRSPRQGEEGRASVAKDDVEEEGEDDLRGMKRKREEHEVEGAEQSVEKKKLDEEAMASMLADFVDCPPDEDDNAHSTTHS; from the exons ATGGCTACAGCGGTTTGGCTGCATGGTTCGAGTAATATGCGGCTGACCGAGGGTTTTGTGTCCGCTCTGAAGGAGGAACGGCCCGAGTACTTGCCATCACTTTTGGCGAACTACCGGGAGCATGGCGGGATCTCCACACAG AGTTCTGGAGCAGCTGGGGGTCTCATCGGACTCAGCAATGCTCGACTCAGCTCCAGCAAAACCAG GTTTGAGGGCCTGTGTCTGCTGTCCATGTTGGTGAAGGACAGCTCCAGTGAGGTTTTCCAGCAGCACTGCCTGTCTTGGCTGCGCTCATTGCAGCAGGTCATACAG TCCCAGGCACCTCTCCCTTCTGTCCAGTTGGCTGTCAGTGTGCTCCAAGACTTGTTGCAGTACTCTTCCCAGCTACCTGAGCTTGCCAGGGAGGTCGGTCTCAACTCCATCCTGGGGATCCTCACCTCCCTGCTAGGCCTCAAGTCGGAG TGTCACCTAGCAGCAATGGAGGGGATGACAGCCTGCATGACATTCTATCCCCGAGCCTGTGGATCTTTGAGG GACAAACTAGGTGCCTATTTCCTTTCCAAAATGGAATCTGACAACCCTAAAGTGCAGGAG GTGGCCAGCGAGTGTTACGGCCGTTTGCCCTGCCTGGGCGGGGtgctggagaggggagggggtggtcgAAGGGCTGAAGGGTGGGCTAACCAGCTTCACTGCCTGCTGGCATCTGCTCACAACATACTGAGCCAGCTGTACCAGGGAGCCGAGTGTG AGAGGACAGTGCAGTACGAGGGCCCAGGCATTGAGCTGCCCTTTCCCCCGCTGGATGAAGCTGATCCCCTGCTAGTGGTCCAGCTCCGACATAGATACCGGGCTGTGTGCCTGGCTCTCAAATACACACTAAG TGTGGATCCAGTGTCCCCAGTGCGCCTTCCTGTTCAGAATGTTTTGAATCTGGTGTGTCGAGCCCTGGCTGTCAGCTGCAAGAGCATT AATTTATCTGGTGATGGGTGTCTGAAGTTGCTGGTTTTGCCCTCAGTACACAGCGACACCCTGGAGCTCCTGTCTGCTGTCATCACTAC TGTTGGCAGTGGGCTGGTGCCGTATTGCAGTGTGCTGACTCGGCTCTTCTCCCAGACCCTCTCTGCCTGGAGCCCCCTGCCTGAGGCCAGCCTCGGACAGCAGAGGGCCTACAG TGCTGTGCGGGTGTCACTATACCAGACACTGGAGCTATGGGTACGAGTGGCTGGGGCCTCCTCCGGCGTGCTTCAGGGAAGCCCCACTCATACAGAACTCTTAATGGCACATCTACTGGGCGACATCACACCAGGGGCCGACGCTGTCAAG CTGCGTGTGGGACAGGCGGCCCTTTCTGAGCTCATGGGACATGCTGGGAAGACAGGGCCGCGTCGCGGCAAAGGCTTGGGAATGGGTGACGGGAGCACAGTCTCACTGCAGAGGAAGGGTGATGcattagccaatcaggacacctgtctgtctgcactgagag CTTTGAGACAGATCATCCTGACCAGTGGTACTCTGTTGAAGGAGGACATTCACAAG AGGCTCCAGGACCTTGTGCTGCCCCTGTGTGTGCGACTGCAACAACAGCTGCagtgtgggggtgaggtgggaggGGTGAGCGGTCAGTATGGTAACGCCCCCCCTCGGCGGGAACTGTATCGTCTTCTGCTGGCCATGGTTCTGGCTCCACCTCCACGTTGGCCACCCCCCCTGACCTGTGCAGTGTCCATATTCAGCCACGGCCGGAAGGACCGAAACCTGTCG GTATCCTCATTCTGTGCCGAAGCCCTGACTGTGTGCAACTCCCTCCTCCATCCTCGTACTCCCTCCCttgctccccccctcccgcctcttacactcaaacacacagctacagCCCCTACGCTCACGCCTTCCCAAAACCCATCGCTTTCCCTCCCGTCCCTCCTGGGAGGCCCCGCGCAAGGGGCACCCTTTCCAGCTCGGCACCCCCTCAGTCTGGGTCCAACTGGACTTCTGGGTCCCCTGGAAAACCATCTTCCCTTGCCACCATCTGTTCTGCCTCCCCAGGCTGGCTCTGCCCCCACGCCGGGTGACCTGCTGCTGTCCACTCCCCAGCCAGGCGAGCTagcggctctgggggcccctgAGGGCCACAGGCCTGTGTTCGTGCGCTATGACAAAGAGGAGGCCGAAGATGTGGAGATCTCTCTGGAGAGCGACTCCGATGATAGTGTGGTCATCGTCCCTCAAGGGATGCTGATGGTTGAATCGCACGACGCTGCCAGCACGCAGCCTCTGCCACCCCCGGGGGGAGCTGTGGCAACTGTGGGTACAGGAGCGGCGGGTGACACCGGAGTTGTGAGCAGCCCACTCCCTAATGAGTTGCCCGCCTCCATGCCTCACCAGATTCTGCCCGCTAACTCAAATGCTATTAACACCTTCCCTGGTCAGAGCCAGGCTCAGCTTGTGTCTGTAGTGCCACAGCTCAACTCCACAGCATCTCAACTGGCACCTCCTCCTGTAGGCCTGGGGGATTCGCTCCCCAgcgcacagctgcagcagatgCTAATGCAGCCATCACCAGCTGGGCAGCCGTCGCAGTTAGGGCTGCCCATGCAGATGCAGCTGCAGAATCAAATGGCGCAGTCCAGCAGACAactacagcaacagcagcagcagcagcaacaacaacagatgCCAAGCGAGGAAGACCTCACAGTCATCAATATCAACAGTtcagatgaagaggaagaggaggatgaggaaatGGAGGATGAGGATGACCTTGgcgaggaggatgaggaagaagaggaaggattggaggatgaggaagaggaggaggaggggagtgatTTCCAAGAGGAGGATGAGTACTACGGTGAGGAGTTTGACGACtatgaggatgaggaagaggggaTGATCGAGGCAGAGGAAATGGAGGAGGAGCCTGAAGGGCTGCCCCCATTAGAGGGAGAGAGCCGACGGGCCTTGATgaacagagaggaaggaggagtaCTGATGAGCTCAGCCGATGAAAGGGGGATGGGGATCTTccgcctggagagagagggagaaggagatgcaGAGTTAGAGGGGGTAGGCCGTGGACTGGAAGGGGACCATGGTGTCTACAGGCAGCCCCTAGACTCAACAGAGGGGGATGGGCACGAGGGATTaaaggaggaaggggagagagaggtcaggGTCACTGAGGAGGGGAAGGACAAAATCGAAGAAGGAGAGCACAAAGATGTAGCTGTTCATGAAAGCAAGGGAGATTCACAGCCCCAAGGACCTGCTGAGGAGGTCATAGAAGAAGCCAGTGAATTTGAAAAAGAGACAGGAGTCGAGCTTGGAAGATTGGACCAGACATCACAGGAGCAAGGGCCCACACAAGAAGGTGATGGTGCTACCGTGGATGAGATGGCCGTCTCTCACCAAGAGGGTGAAGTGGAGTCATTGCAGGAAGTCAGGATGGCTGAGGAGAAGGAAGGGGTGGAGCCGACATCAGAGCAGCCCAGActtgaagaagaagagaaagccAAGCAAGATGAGGATGTCCCAGTGGAGGAAGTGAGGTCTCCAAGGCAGGGTGAAGAGGGCAGAGCCTCTGTAGCGAAAGATGACGTGGAAGAGGAGGGTGAAGACGATCTCAGGGGGATGAAGAGAAAGCGGGAAGAACATGAGGTAGAAGGGGCGGAGCAGAGCGTTGAGAAGAAAAAG CTGGATGAGGAAGCTATGGCTTCCATGTTGGCTGATTTTGTGGATTGCCCACCTGATGAGGATGACAACGCCCATTCCACGACACACTCCTAA
- the arrb2b gene encoding arrestin, beta 2b isoform X3, whose protein sequence is MSRVFKKSSPNCKLTVYLGKRDFVDHLDHVDPVDGVLLIDPEYLKDRKVFVTLTCAFRYGREDLDVLGLSFRKDLYISTFQAFPPLPEEHKPLSRLQERLLKKLGQQAHPFNFTIPQNLPCSVTLQPGPEDTGKACGVDFEIRAFCAKSVEEKIHKRNSVRLVIRKVQYAPEKPGPQPMVETTRSFLMSDRSLHLEASLDKELYYHGEPISVNVHVTNNSTKTVKRAKISVRQYADICLFSTAQYKCPVAQVEADDQVSPSSTFCKVYTLTPMLSNNREKRGLALDGKLKHEDTNLASSTIVKDVSNKEVLGILVSYRVKVKLVVSRGGDVSVELPFVLMHPKPSDQPSSRPQSAIPETDTPVDTNLIEFETNNFSQDDDFVFEDFARLRLKGMKDDKDEDDHFC, encoded by the exons atgagcag ggTCTTTAAGAAGTCCAGCCCCAATTGCAAG CTCACGGTATACCTGGGGAAAAGAGACTTTGTGGATCATCTAGACCATGTGGACCCAGTGG atggAGTTCTGTTGATTGATCCAGAATATCTTAAAGACAGAAAAG TGTTCGTGACCCTGACATGCGCATTCCGATATGGGCGGGAGGACCTGGACGTGTTGGGCCTGTCTTTTCGGAAGGACCTGTACATTTCCACCTTCCaggccttcccccccctcccagaggaACACAAGCCCCTCAGCCGGCTGCAGGAGCGACTGCTGAAGAAGTTGGGCCAACAAGCACACCCCTTCAACTTTACT ATTCCTCAGAATCTGCCTTGTTCAGTCACCCTGCAGCCTGGCCCGGAGGACACCGGCAAG GCATGTGGGGTAGACTTTGAGATCAGAGCTTTCTGTGCCAAATCTGTGGAAGAGAAGATTCACAAAAG GAACTCTGTGCGGCTGGTGATCAGGAAGGTGCAGTATGCTCCAGAGAAGCCCGGCCCACAGCCCATGGTGGAGACCACCCGCAGCTTCCTCATGTCCGACCGCTCCCTGCACCTGGAAGCCTCCCTGGACAAGGAG CTGTATTACCACGGGGAGCCCATCAGCGTGAATGTCCACGTGACCAACAACTCCACCAAAACCGTCAAGCGCGCCAAAATCTCTG TGCGGCAGTACGCTGACATCTGCCTGTTCAGCACCGCGCAGTACAAATGTCCTGTGGCACAGGTGGAGGCAGA tGACCAGGTGTCCCCCAGCTCCACGTTCTGCAAGGTGTACACTCTCACCCCGATGCTGAGCAACAATCGGGAGAAGAGGGGCCTGGCACTGGATGGTAAACTCAAACATGAAGACACCAACCTGGCCTCCAGCACCAT AGTGAAGGATGTGTCCAATAAGGAGGTCCTGGGCATTCTGGTTTCTTACAGAGTCAAAGTCAAACTGGTTGTGTCACGTGGAGG ggatGTGTCAGTGGAGCTGCCCTTTGTCTTAATGCACCCAAAACCCTCAGACCAGCCCAGCTCCAGGCCACAGTCAG CCATTCCTGAGACAGACACCCCTGTGGACACCAACCTGATAGAGTTTGAGACAAA taaCTTCTCTCAGGATGATGACTTTGTTTTTGAGGACTTCGCCCGTCTGCGGCTGAAGGGAATGAAGGACGACAAGGACGAGGATGACCACTTCTGCTAA